One Streptomyces sp. 840.1 genomic window, GCCGCCGACTCCGCGAGGTGCCAGGTGAGCACGCCGAGGACATCGGCGAAGGTCACGCCTTCGGTGTCGGCCGCCTGCTCGACCTGCCGCACGTTCTCCTCCAGAACCGCGGCCACGGCGGCGGTCCGGTCCGGGAAGTGCCGGTAGAGAACGCCCTGCCCCACTCCGGCCCTGCGCGCGACCGCGGACAGCGGTGCCTCCAGGCCGTGCTCCGAGAAGATCTCCCGGGCGGCGGCGACCAGTGCGGCCCGGTTGCGGGCGGCCGCCTTCGGCCCGTCGTTCGTGGGCCGCCGCCCCTCCTGCCCGGTGTGCTCCGTCACCCCGGAAGAGTACCGGCCGGGCGGGCGGGTGGCCGGGGAGGCAGGTGGCCGGGCGGGCGGTCGTGGAGAAGTGGGCTGCTGGTTACGGAAGACGGCATCGGCGACCGCCGCGTCACGCGCCCTCGCGTTGTTCCTCCGCGATCCCCCCGGGGGCGCCCGGTCTTCGTCAGGTGTGTTCCTGTGGCGCGCGGCCACCGCACCCTCGCGCTGACGGACCCCAGGCAGGACACTTGACGGCGACGACCGCCGAGCCTGGGGCAGTCGGCGTATCCGGAGGGGGACACACATGCGGGACAGCCATCGCGCGGATGCCGAAAGGCTGTTGGTACGGGCCGTGGAGGAGGAGGCCAGGCGCACCGGCGGCCGGACGGACTCCGGCGTGCTGATGACGCGGGCGCGGGACGCCCTGGACTCCATGGCCGCGGGGGCGGCCGAGGAGTACGCCTCGTACGTCCAGGCGCTGGACGCCGAGACGGCCGGGAAGCAGAAGTTCAACCGGGCGACGCTGGGAACGCCGCTGCTGGTGACGGGTGTTGCCGCCACGGCCGCCTTCGGGGCGGACCTGGCGCTCGGTACGGCGTCGGGTCTGGCGCTCGGCGCGGGAGCCGTCGTCGCCGTCGCGGGCGCCACCGCGACCGTCGCCAAGGTCACCGCATCGCACTGGCCGGCCGCGTCGCGCCGGGCGGGGGCGCTCGGACAGCCCGGCGGGACCGAGCAGTTGCGGCTCCAGTGGCTGACCGCACTGGAGGTACGGGGCATCCGCCCGTTCCTCGACCAGCAGCGGATGCTGACCGCCTCCTCGCGTACCCCGGCGAAGAAGGCCGCCGCCGTCAAGGCCCGCACCGCGCCGGCCCTGCGCGGCGGGGACCGCAGTGCGGCGGCGCGGATGCGCTCGCTCCTGGAGCAGTCGTTCGGCCATCTCCCCTCGCAGGAAGCCAAGTTCGCCGGCCGCCGGACGGAGCTGGCCCGGATCGCCCAGTGGGTGCACGCGGCCCGTGCGTCGACGGAGACGAAGCCCACCGTGGTCGTGCTGCACGGCCCGCCGGGCGCCGGGCGCACCACGCTGGCCGTGCGGGCGGCGCATGACCTGAAGGACCAGTTCCGGGGCGCGTGCGTGGTGGACCTGCGCGGCGGCGCGGACGGCGAGCCGCCGCTGCCGACCCGGGACGCGCTGCTCCACCTGCTGAACCGGCTGGGCGCGCCGCGCGAGCAGCTGCTGTTCCGGGACGGGGGCTCCGCAGGACGGTCGACGGGGTCGTCCGCCGAGCAACAGGTCCGCAGGCTCAGCGAGTTGTACCACCAGCATCTGACCGGGACGCCGGTGACGGTCGTCCTCGACGACGCCAGTGACGTGGAGCAGGTCCGCACCCTGGTCCCGGAGCGTTCGGACAGTCTCGTCCTGGTCACCGCCCGTGAGCCGCTCGACCTGCCCGGGTCCCTCCAGGCGTGGGTGCACCAGCTGGAGGTCGGGGCGCTGGACCCGGCGGGTGCGGAGGAGCTGCTGCGCGAGGCCTCCCAGGACGAGGCCCCGGGGCCGTACGACTACCCGTCCAGTGAGGCGATCACCGAACTGTGCGGCGGGCTGCCGCTGGCACTGCGGATCGCGGGTTCCTCGCTCGGGGAACGCAGCCCGAGCGCGCTGGCCGCCGGTCTCGGCGCGTACGGACCGGTGACACCGGTCGAGCGGGCGCTGTGGCTGCGCTACACCGACCAGTCCGAGCCGGCGCGGCGGCTGCTGCGGCGGCTCGCACTGGCCGGGCGGGCCAGCCTGGGCGCGGCGGCCGCCGCAGCGCTGCTCTCGGCCGACGAGCAGGAGGCCGGGCGGCTGCTGACCGCCCTGGCCGGGGCCGGGCTGCTGGACCACGTGCGCGGTTCCCGCTACCGGCTGCACGACCTGGTGCGGGGCTTCGCCCTGGCCCGGCTGCTCGACGAGGAGGAGCCGGCCGAGCGCACCGCCGCGCAGGAGCGGCTGATCGTGAACTACGCGGAGCTGGCCGGTGCGGTGATCCGGATGGTGGACGGCAAGATGTCCACCCGGGCCGGGCAGTTCGGCTCGCACGGCTTCACCTCGCTGGATGCGGCGCTGCGCTGGCTGGACGAGGAGTCGAGCTTCATCACCTCCGCGCTGCGGCACGCCGAGGGCGTCGACCAGGCGGCGGTGCTCGATCTGCTGGGCGCGCTGTGCGACTACTGCCTGCTGCGCGGCGACCTCTACCGCCTGGGCGAGATCAGCGAGTTGACGCAGGCGGTCGACCAGGGGCTGCTGGAGCGGTCGGTGCAGTGGCGGACCGGGATCGCCGCCCGTCAGCTGGGTGAGCTGGACAAGGCCCGCACCACACTGTCCTCGGTCGTCGGCCTGTACCGCGAGGCGCAGAACGACTCGGGTACGGCGCTTGCGCTCTGTTCGCTCGGCATCACCCTGCACCACCAGGGCAATCTGACCGAGGCGGCGGCGCGGCTGCGGGAGGCGCTCGAACTGCAGACCTCCGAGGCCCAGGCCG contains:
- a CDS encoding TetR/AcrR family transcriptional regulator, coding for MTEHTGQEGRRPTNDGPKAAARNRAALVAAAREIFSEHGLEAPLSAVARRAGVGQGVLYRHFPDRTAAVAAVLEENVRQVEQAADTEGVTFADVLGVLTWHLAESAAFIGLLHAVRAGDRSGIRAHALTLSARVESALRRHLPAGHRLGAGDDLVLSVAMVSAAVTGATREERERRALAAWRLLGVEVAAVRPYGG
- a CDS encoding tetratricopeptide repeat protein; translation: MRDSHRADAERLLVRAVEEEARRTGGRTDSGVLMTRARDALDSMAAGAAEEYASYVQALDAETAGKQKFNRATLGTPLLVTGVAATAAFGADLALGTASGLALGAGAVVAVAGATATVAKVTASHWPAASRRAGALGQPGGTEQLRLQWLTALEVRGIRPFLDQQRMLTASSRTPAKKAAAVKARTAPALRGGDRSAAARMRSLLEQSFGHLPSQEAKFAGRRTELARIAQWVHAARASTETKPTVVVLHGPPGAGRTTLAVRAAHDLKDQFRGACVVDLRGGADGEPPLPTRDALLHLLNRLGAPREQLLFRDGGSAGRSTGSSAEQQVRRLSELYHQHLTGTPVTVVLDDASDVEQVRTLVPERSDSLVLVTAREPLDLPGSLQAWVHQLEVGALDPAGAEELLREASQDEAPGPYDYPSSEAITELCGGLPLALRIAGSSLGERSPSALAAGLGAYGPVTPVERALWLRYTDQSEPARRLLRRLALAGRASLGAAAAAALLSADEQEAGRLLTALAGAGLLDHVRGSRYRLHDLVRGFALARLLDEEEPAERTAAQERLIVNYAELAGAVIRMVDGKMSTRAGQFGSHGFTSLDAALRWLDEESSFITSALRHAEGVDQAAVLDLLGALCDYCLLRGDLYRLGEISELTQAVDQGLLERSVQWRTGIAARQLGELDKARTTLSSVVGLYREAQNDSGTALALCSLGITLHHQGNLTEAAARLREALELQTSEAQAADRAWSMHALAAVERDRAHPAEALALLDTALVLHREGESLHGEAWTQFQLGQVLLRMGDVERAELALRTALDLYGRTRDERGEAWALTQLARARLLDGDPVPAVEQLNAALARHRDNEDARGEAWTLYYLGQSLEESGETDSAVRQLERSRTMFSRMRDVYGLACARHHSGRVTRDQRAAQTGNLRNSGFARQLLVDARADFRRIGVAHGEAWTCLELALIDAGNQRAPQALGLCGEAAELFDSYGDARGADWARFLRCTLLPYASPGGIEVGTVVAQQELADLVAAGHPTRDGKLEECAEAFRVVLNRGVDLEDGWQAWRLGLTPTRHAREIMGVAIPDRGHPSAPPGA